The sequence TTTTTAAGATCCCCACCATGGATCAACATGAGCTCAAACAGTTCTCGCTCATCTACCTCAACTGCTAGCATCAAAGGCGTATAACCTTTTAACGGGCTTGCATGTTCAGTATTAACATCAGCACCTGATTTAATGAGCATTTTTGCGATTTCTCGCATGTCACCAATACTCATATGCTTATGAATATTTTCACACATAATGTCGTTATGCAGCGTTCCTACAAATCCGTATAAACCGGCCTGCATGCTCTGACCTAATGCTCTTTGTTGATGCTTCATTGTAAAGCCAGACATTCCATTAGAATACCGGCGTATAGAATCCAGCGCTTCTGGCGTAATAGGCATTGAGGCCTGATGCTTTTTGAAAAGTTCTGGTCTTTTAAGTATACCAATAAGTTTCAGGCAGACATTTAACGGTGTTTGCTCATCCGTATCACCTCGCATGTTCGGATCTGCGCTCATACTCAGCAGGTCCTGGACTATCTCAGGCTTGCCCGACTTTACAGCCGATATAATAGGTAAAAGGCGCTTCTTCTGTGTACGTGTATTGACTGTTTTAGTAGTGTGCTGCTCTTTTTTGATCAACTGATACAGCTCATCATTTAGTGAACGCAAAGGGAGCTCTGTAACATTAAGCTCTTCTAGCGCCATTAAAAGCGGTGTATCGCCAACCTCAGAAGCCACGTTTACCTTTGCGCCACACTCGATTAGTTTTTTACAAACTTCAATGTTTCCAATAAGAGCAAACCAGACAAGTTGAGGCATCGATCGTTGCCATGTCTCTCCGATCTTGGTCGTTCTATCCGGGTGACGAAAATCTGGTTTTATTTCAGAATAATCTCCAACAAATAGCGGACCTAATTCTTTTTTATCCGAACCATAATCAACACCTGGAAAAAACCCATGCTTCGGGAAAACATGATCAAAACCAGATTTCCATAACTCCAACTCCCACTCTTCAATAGTGTCACTGGCTTTTTGTGATGGCTTTGCCTGAGAATTGGATGCGATGTCGTACCCAAAGTTAATAAGCGACCATTTTAACTGCTTGAGAAACACACGATCTGGATTTGGCTGACTGGCTGCAACAACCATGGCTTCTTCGGCAATCTGCTGTTGATTTTTTCCTGCTGAAAAAAGTGCACTTTCAAAGGCCACTTTATACAACTCATTAGCACCCTGCAGATCTCCGCTAAATACATGCCAGCGTGCATCATGCCAATCGATCCAATATTGACTTGGTTGTAACTGTATTGATCGCTGAGTCAATGATCTCGCTTGACGAATGAGATCCTGATATTTAGCTGGATCAACTTTTGTAACAGTACGTCTTAGATCGTGCTGCAATATAGCGATTAAATTTTGATCTGGCCCTATACTCTCAAGCACTTTACTCTGCATTGCTAATACTTCAGAGGCAAAAGAAACTCGATTGTCAGCGCCCCAGGTAGCGAGACGTGCTTCCTCAAGCAGCAATCTTCCCAGAGGTTCTTGCCTGATAAAATCAATTGCTCTTGCTATAAAAATAAGGGGGTTCACTCGCTGCCAGTTAACCTCAAACCCTTCACTTTTAATTGGCTTGTCAGGCTTTGAAAGCAACCGAATCGATTGTGCAGATGGTAGCTCTTTTCCATTTTCCCAAGAACGCAGCATATCTCGGTGTTCTTTTTTCAGGCTGCTCAAAAATGAACTCCAATTTGGCTCGTGCTCATTTAGCCAATTAAATAGCACGCCAACTGAATTTATTTCACTGGAAAACCAAAAGCTAGGATGAGGAGCCCCTAGCTCTCTATGTAATCTAGTTACTAGCTGAACGAGATGGTCTTTAATACAGGTTTGCAGTAAAAGCTTGAGGGTAAAAGCACGACTTACATTATCAGCAGGTACCTTGCCTACAATTTCTATCAGGTAGTACGCATAAAAGTCAGATATGGCTTTTGAAACGATCTCTGCAGTCGGCTGGCCCATATTTTTCTGGGCAACATCAAAAAGATACGTCTCCATGGCGAGCGGAAGCTCTCTTGGACCATATATTCTTTTTGCTGCAAGGTCGTCCAAACGTTTATTGGACTGTTTCAAATCAAAACTACGTAGTATGTATCGTAGAATTTCGAAAGGATTTGGGTATGGTAATTCAGCAGACATGCAACACTCCTTGTTTATTTATAATTTCTCTGGCGTCTCGTTTAAAATTATACCAAGCTCTGTAATCACTTGGCGTAGATGGAATAGTTAGTCGGTCGCCTGCAGGTGATATGATTGACCTATGCTTGCTGCCAGCTTTAGCCTCCCAACCAGATTTAATCAGGTTTCGAACCTTCTGATTGATATTCTTATCTTTACTGTATCTTTTCATCTGACCCTCCCGAGTAAAATCAGCCGATTTATAGGTCGGCTGATTGTGCACTCAAAACTTACTTGCCCTTAGCTGGTGCGTTACCGCGACCACCGCCAGACTTGTTACCAGTAGTTGCAGGCCAGTTACCACCGGGGCCTGAATGACTTGAAGGTCCACGACCGCCGCTTTTTGAACTTGATTTAGCCATGATAATTTCCTCTTAATTCATGTCCCTTAATTGGGAAACTGCAGAGTACTTTCATCTCTCATTTTTTTCAGCTAGGCCGTTGGCGAGTAAATTTCAGATTTTACATAAATAAAAAATATTAAGCTTTACGGTTATGTTTATTGGATTTACCACAGCTCCACAGGCGTGCTCAGCTACCTGGACGAAGCTGATTAGGGTATACCTCAAGAGAACTAGAGTTTAAGCACTCAAAACAGCTTACAGAACCACTTATAACAGACTACAATACGAGAACCATTTAAAACAGACTGGTATCTCAAAATGTTCTTACGTGCCTATCTTCGAGCTTCGACTACTGAGCAAAATGCTGAGCGTGCAAAACAGTCGCTGATTAATTTTGCTGCCGACCACAATCAGAGAATCGCTTCCTTCTATATAGAGAACGAATCGGGTGCGACATTGCATCGACCTAAGCTAATGGAATTAATTTCAGATGCTGAAGAAGGTGACACTATCCTAGTCGAACAAATTGATCGGCTGGCACGACTGAAACAATCTGACTGGGAAACGCTAAAACATCTGCTGGCATCAAAAAAACTGATGATCGTTTCGCCAGAATTACCCACCAGCTGGATGGCGTTTAAAAGTTCTGATAGCACAGAGTTCACAGCTTCCATCATCCAAGCAGTTAACGGGATGCTCCTTGATATGTTGGCGGCAGTTGCACGCAAAGATTACGAGGATCGGCGTAGGCGTCAGTTGCAAGGTATCGAAAAAGCGCAAGCAGACGGAAAGTACGTTGGACGTAAACCTGATTTAAAAAAACGTGCGAGTGTTGCATCGTTACTTAAGGCGGGGCAAAGCTATTCCAGTATCCAGGAAACGCTTGGTTGCTCGCGGCATTTGATTGCTGATGTAAAAAAAGAAATGGATACGTTCGAGTCTGCGCGAATATAAATAGGTGGCCAAATTCACTATGCCTCTACGGCTTGGCTGCTCACGACAATTTGCTGTCCCGTTTGAGTATTTAAACCTGCTTAGTATCTCGAGGTTTCAGGTTGAGACCGAATCCAAAGAGAAACATTTCTAGGCTTCCATGAGGCACGCCCAACTCTTTTGCTACAATATCTATGCTCTTTAAATACTCAGGGTATTTAACTGAAGCGTTGATATAGCTAATGTCTTTTAATTCTGAAAATTCAGAAAACAAGCCCTTATTAAGTACACTCACTATCCGCTTATCCAGTATAAGTGCTGGATAAGAGCCTACCTTAACTTTTAAAAAGTATAAAAATTTTGTGTAGGTAGAGATGCCAAGGCCATGGATATCCTTCATTACCCTTAAATGGCTTTGCCAGTCAACATTACCTTGCTTCGCTTTTTTAAGCGCATCTTCCAGCTTTTCTATTTGCTTAATGATGTTTGTGAAATTATTTCCTCTCATGCCAGCAGGGTATCCCCATAGAATGGTGGCGAGGATAAACTGCTTTAAGTCGTCGGCTTGCGCGTAGTTGAACAGGTCTTCACGTGATATTTCTATAGAAGCGTACTGTCCGAAAAATTTAGGCAGCAGGTCAGCCCCTAAACTGTTTTTAGATAAGAGCGCTGACCAAACCTCTTTTTTTGTAGTAAACGCATGTTCTGTCTCAGGCAAGCTCTTTATTAACGCTGTATACCGCTTCAATTATTTGACTCCTAAATCGTTTAAAATCGTGAACAGCACAACGCAAAAACTTATTGGACTTCCCACGGTCTCCAGTGGACTGAGGGTGATCTCACCCTTAAATTAACAGCGCTAGCAAGTAGAAAGCTCACTTTAGCTCTCTCTAAGCCTGACTCGGAATGCCCAGAAATAACTAACCTTATTTCTATAAAAACTTCTCAGCTATTGAGCGCTTACCCTTTGGGCTAGACGTTTCTAAAACTCCGTTCTCAGGGTAGTAGCAACCTGTTACAACTAAGTCAGAATCGCCAATCACTACCACAACACGAAGCTCTGTACCGTCATCCCATGTGTCTCGAACCTCTGCTTTAATCGCCTCACCACACAGCTCAAAGTCAAACTTTCTTCTTGCGTCGCGGTAATTGGCGATAGCAGTCATAATCAAGGTTTTAGCAATCGTATCTCTTTTTTTCTTCGAGAGCATATTCAATGACCATTCTTTGATTGGTCCGTACATACCGCTATTATTCATCGCCTCAAGAATTTTTCGTATATGACTTCCGGTATGCTGATTCACTATTATTGACGAGCGCGAACCGTGTGGACAACCGAGAAGATTTGTTCTTATATTCCACCAAGTTTCTGCAACTTCAGCGTTATGAGCATCTTTAACCATTTCTTGTACACACCAAGCAAGAGCATCCCTGCTGCGTATAGTGCCATCCCCTTCCAGCACAACATCAACCGCTTGAACAACTACTGGGTATGCGTTATCACTATATAAAACAGCATCCAAGCGATAGGCTTGAAGCCCTGTCACTGCGTTTACATTATTTACTAACTGGTCTGCTTTAGCTTCATCGTAAGGGCAGGTTACAAAACCTTTTATAAACAAAACAGTATGATCCATACCCTTGTATGCAGGTAGGTTCTGCAAAGATGCACCTCTTAGGCCGTCTTGTGGCGGGTTGGTCAAAATGGGGTGCCAATCGGGGTACACATCTACGGAATTACCCAACTCTAGCAAAAGCTCCTCAAAAGCCGCTTGACCTGCTTCAGGATCACTCAAGTTTCTAGTTAAGTATCGTAATGAATGCGCGTTATTTTCTGCTACAGCCACTGGGTATCTAAATTCCACTACAAAACCTCACGTAAATATACAAATCTACGTAAACTGTGCTGTATACGTAGATGTATGTCAATGCGTA comes from Pseudomonas sp. C27(2019) and encodes:
- a CDS encoding ankyrin repeat domain-containing protein, whose product is MSAELPYPNPFEILRYILRSFDLKQSNKRLDDLAAKRIYGPRELPLAMETYLFDVAQKNMGQPTAEIVSKAISDFYAYYLIEIVGKVPADNVSRAFTLKLLLQTCIKDHLVQLVTRLHRELGAPHPSFWFSSEINSVGVLFNWLNEHEPNWSSFLSSLKKEHRDMLRSWENGKELPSAQSIRLLSKPDKPIKSEGFEVNWQRVNPLIFIARAIDFIRQEPLGRLLLEEARLATWGADNRVSFASEVLAMQSKVLESIGPDQNLIAILQHDLRRTVTKVDPAKYQDLIRQARSLTQRSIQLQPSQYWIDWHDARWHVFSGDLQGANELYKVAFESALFSAGKNQQQIAEEAMVVAASQPNPDRVFLKQLKWSLINFGYDIASNSQAKPSQKASDTIEEWELELWKSGFDHVFPKHGFFPGVDYGSDKKELGPLFVGDYSEIKPDFRHPDRTTKIGETWQRSMPQLVWFALIGNIEVCKKLIECGAKVNVASEVGDTPLLMALEELNVTELPLRSLNDELYQLIKKEQHTTKTVNTRTQKKRLLPIISAVKSGKPEIVQDLLSMSADPNMRGDTDEQTPLNVCLKLIGILKRPELFKKHQASMPITPEALDSIRRYSNGMSGFTMKHQQRALGQSMQAGLYGFVGTLHNDIMCENIHKHMSIGDMREIAKMLIKSGADVNTEHASPLKGYTPLMLAVEVDERELFELMLIHGGDLKKTYNDPDTEKKVSVYEIAHSFESVGVLEVLNDISQYMTVH
- a CDS encoding recombinase family protein, with the translated sequence MFLRAYLRASTTEQNAERAKQSLINFAADHNQRIASFYIENESGATLHRPKLMELISDAEEGDTILVEQIDRLARLKQSDWETLKHLLASKKLMIVSPELPTSWMAFKSSDSTEFTASIIQAVNGMLLDMLAAVARKDYEDRRRRQLQGIEKAQADGKYVGRKPDLKKRASVASLLKAGQSYSSIQETLGCSRHLIADVKKEMDTFESARI